In one Clostridia bacterium genomic region, the following are encoded:
- a CDS encoding vitamin K epoxide reductase family protein: MNRLRALSWTIFFFAVAGIILSAISLVSHYSHSTTEFCSIDETFNCDLVNRSIYSSFLGVPVALIGLLGYGFILTLARIAPWNKGISIALFASALAGLGFSLYLTYVEAYILGVWCILCLGSLGVIVVITVLSGAALARLLFGRTSDEVAASQARHSVRS, encoded by the coding sequence ATGAACCGTTTGCGCGCGCTTTCGTGGACAATCTTTTTCTTCGCGGTGGCTGGGATCATTCTTTCTGCGATTTCGCTTGTCAGCCACTACAGTCATTCAACGACTGAATTCTGCAGTATTGACGAGACGTTCAACTGCGACCTCGTGAACCGCAGCATCTATTCCAGCTTCCTGGGCGTGCCAGTGGCCCTGATTGGATTGCTGGGCTACGGATTCATCCTGACACTGGCACGCATCGCTCCGTGGAACAAAGGCATTTCGATCGCGCTATTCGCCAGCGCGCTGGCAGGGCTTGGATTCTCGCTCTACCTGACGTACGTGGAAGCCTACATCTTGGGTGTGTGGTGCATTCTTTGTCTCGGGTCGCTAGGAGTCATCGTCGTCATCACGGTTCTTTCCGGAGCAGCGTTGGCGCGCCTATTATTCGGGCGCACCTCGGACGAGGTCGCAGCCTCCCAGGCGCGGCACTCCGTTCGAAGCTGA